The following are encoded together in the Hyalangium minutum genome:
- a CDS encoding SAM-dependent methyltransferase: MTQPLATATPTPDQPRPSTHQAAPLSLVRPAEKGRGHGLSFILWLMEQSRFTLLLIPTLFATVMTLILNRGWPVFVISWLAVPLLGVVVPLLYLVYRSYQTSDGTAKWEQYVSWRDPQEAAKWTGKKIPMEILYEAYMAEKLDFKQDVHETLLRRNQLFRFCFTWGDVKFYFREFLGQNVTHSIESDRGDIAHVYNRGNDFYNWFLGPTMTYTSGMFRSPDESLEVAQERKLETVCKYVQMKPGEKHLDIGCGWGPLIVHAAKNFGTHSTGITLAQEQADWANKRAADNGVADRVRVLVDDYRNLPVEKYDKITCLEMAEHVGIKNFQKFLLQVKGMLKDDGIFYLQIAGLRRPWQFEDLVWGLFMGKYIFPGADASCPLGFVINQAERAEFEVHRVENCGVHYGLTIRKWYENWKRNEAAIVAKYGQRWFRMWMVFLGWSVIIAGQGSSTVFMITMTKNTVNDKGTVSPEEAKDQAFSREARWVGPNPVATQQ; the protein is encoded by the coding sequence ATGACCCAGCCCCTCGCGACTGCAACGCCCACGCCGGACCAGCCCCGCCCCTCGACACATCAGGCGGCCCCTCTCTCCCTCGTTCGCCCTGCCGAGAAGGGCCGGGGACATGGCCTCTCCTTCATCCTGTGGCTGATGGAGCAGAGCCGGTTCACCCTGCTCCTCATCCCGACCCTCTTTGCCACGGTGATGACGCTCATCCTCAACCGCGGCTGGCCCGTGTTCGTCATCAGCTGGCTGGCGGTGCCGCTGCTGGGCGTGGTGGTGCCTCTGCTGTACCTGGTCTACCGCTCGTACCAGACCAGCGATGGCACGGCGAAGTGGGAGCAGTACGTCAGCTGGCGCGATCCGCAGGAGGCGGCGAAGTGGACGGGGAAGAAGATCCCCATGGAGATCCTCTACGAGGCCTACATGGCCGAGAAGCTGGACTTCAAGCAGGACGTCCACGAGACGCTGCTGCGCCGTAACCAGTTGTTCCGCTTCTGCTTCACGTGGGGGGATGTGAAGTTCTACTTCCGCGAGTTCCTCGGGCAGAACGTCACGCACAGCATCGAGTCGGATCGCGGCGACATCGCCCACGTCTACAACCGCGGCAACGACTTCTACAATTGGTTCCTCGGGCCGACGATGACGTACACCAGCGGCATGTTCCGGAGCCCGGACGAGTCGCTCGAGGTGGCGCAGGAGCGCAAGCTGGAGACGGTCTGCAAGTACGTGCAGATGAAGCCGGGCGAGAAGCACCTGGACATTGGCTGTGGCTGGGGCCCGCTCATCGTGCACGCGGCGAAGAACTTCGGCACGCACAGCACGGGCATCACGCTGGCCCAGGAGCAGGCAGACTGGGCGAACAAGCGCGCCGCGGACAACGGGGTGGCGGATCGGGTGCGGGTGCTGGTGGACGACTACCGCAACCTGCCGGTGGAGAAGTACGACAAGATCACCTGTCTGGAGATGGCCGAGCACGTCGGCATCAAGAACTTCCAGAAGTTCCTGCTGCAGGTGAAGGGGATGCTGAAGGACGACGGCATCTTCTATCTGCAGATCGCCGGCCTGCGGCGCCCGTGGCAGTTCGAGGACCTGGTGTGGGGCCTCTTCATGGGCAAGTACATCTTCCCGGGAGCGGACGCGAGCTGCCCGCTGGGCTTCGTCATCAACCAGGCGGAGCGCGCTGAGTTCGAGGTGCACCGGGTGGAGAACTGTGGGGTGCACTACGGCCTGACGATCCGCAAGTGGTACGAGAACTGGAAGCGGAACGAGGCGGCGATCGTGGCGAAGTACGGCCAGCGTTGGTTCCGGATGTGGATGGTGTTCCTGGGCTGGTCGGTGATCATCGCGGGGCAGGGCAGCTCCACGGTGTTCATGATCACCATGACGAAGAACACGGTGAACGATAAGGGAACGGTCAGCCCCGAGGAGGCAAAGGACCAGGCCTTCAGCCGCGAGGCCCGCTGGGTGGGGCCGAACCCGGTGGCGACGCAGCAGTAA
- a CDS encoding C45 family autoproteolytic acyltransferase/hydolase — translation MPWRLLSVLVWALGLLPAASAQAAQVPVANPGFEALAGSGLPTGWSVTGPGQVSATPSVHAEGSRSLSIQNPPGGAETTVESEPLKLQVGRLYRLSAWARARGVQADPTARYPTAVGACLAMKSFPFTNCTPIPSTEQGGRVSAFFFAPQSTDRVQVNLGRNGKATGTLWVDDVRLEEVDDITAYLPLESVRWAGKGFRYDEGGWIFVHIEGEPYERGRQYGELVAPELARYIDKLGVQMDKEDPASGWARVRLMADSLFLRKFDTEFLEEMRGIADGATKGGAKVKERASDSASEERSGLKERAVDLLDIVALNSAVDLSSLESANQVTATPLSGRIFTSGEEEAERAGKGDHCSSFVATRSATPDGRVIMGHIFMWNSYTGVHWDVALDVQPSRGHRFVMQTFPGGIHSGADWYINDAGLVVAETTVGQTPFNPNGTPQSNRIRKAVQYASSIEEAARIMKDKNNGLYSNDWVMADTKTDEGACLLLGTEKAKLWRTGGKGIASDTPGNLKDFIWANNNNRDLEVRKEYVPNPNNAPVDLAFNTWNRDIAFSRFYEKYGHGGITLDSAIRLLASSPINRPHASDGKVTTSEMSEKLMFLAHYGKTTLREKMVGSRFIPPLPGATPHLSLGYTAFSPLYVADRLKAARTSFKPEPELKEPPRELGKLKDALSFDKALLWSNTVFPSTEGENWLVSGSAAYWSLLKALPEGPEKAEKAFEQQRDTLAELNTRFLIITGREGDLPAVAARTTYDRYGTYLVPRMKGTFLLHQLRLLLGNKAFSQLMQTAHARYASRPITTADFVKTASASAGRDLKPFISQWLERGGLPQPRIQSRFTPAKDGYDVTLKVEQADTPYHFVTTVELWTEKARLLERVEVKGSSDTFTFHTADKPVRVVFNPSYDIPVPRERYYTLGQQLEEFDRLTFVHGTARQVESMRTLVLNYREAMADASVEVLPPLKPDAEVTDQELAERDLVLFGGAEDNTLVARLAAEKKLPVELGRRYFRWQGKTYGRPEDGLALAMPNPWNPQRVLYLYLSNSALELWHMTRTFRRGLQSWALFRGPEVSERGFHAPEALTQEFTERSPVPISLPPR, via the coding sequence ATGCCTTGGCGTCTGCTCTCCGTGCTCGTCTGGGCTCTGGGGCTCTTGCCAGCCGCGTCCGCCCAGGCCGCCCAGGTCCCCGTGGCCAATCCGGGCTTCGAGGCGCTTGCAGGCTCGGGGCTGCCCACCGGCTGGTCCGTGACAGGACCCGGCCAGGTGAGCGCCACCCCCTCTGTGCACGCCGAGGGAAGCCGGAGCCTCTCCATCCAGAACCCTCCCGGCGGCGCGGAGACCACCGTCGAGTCCGAGCCCCTGAAGCTCCAGGTCGGCCGCCTCTACCGCCTCAGCGCCTGGGCCCGCGCCCGCGGCGTGCAGGCCGACCCCACCGCGCGCTACCCCACCGCCGTGGGCGCCTGCCTGGCCATGAAGAGCTTCCCCTTCACCAACTGCACCCCCATTCCCAGCACCGAGCAGGGCGGCCGCGTCTCCGCGTTCTTCTTCGCCCCCCAGAGCACGGACCGTGTGCAGGTGAACCTGGGCCGCAACGGCAAGGCCACGGGCACCCTCTGGGTGGATGACGTGCGGCTCGAGGAGGTGGACGACATCACCGCGTATCTCCCCCTGGAGTCCGTGCGCTGGGCCGGCAAGGGCTTCCGCTATGACGAGGGCGGGTGGATCTTCGTCCACATCGAGGGCGAGCCCTACGAGCGCGGCCGCCAGTACGGCGAGCTCGTCGCCCCGGAGCTCGCCCGCTACATCGACAAGCTCGGGGTGCAGATGGACAAGGAGGATCCGGCCAGCGGCTGGGCCCGAGTCCGGCTGATGGCGGACTCGCTCTTCCTGCGCAAGTTCGACACCGAATTCCTCGAGGAGATGCGCGGCATCGCGGACGGCGCCACCAAAGGCGGCGCCAAGGTCAAGGAACGCGCTTCGGACTCCGCCAGTGAGGAACGGAGCGGGCTCAAGGAGCGTGCGGTGGATCTGCTGGACATCGTCGCCCTCAACTCGGCGGTGGACCTGAGCTCGCTGGAGTCCGCCAACCAAGTGACGGCCACACCGCTGTCCGGCCGCATCTTCACCTCCGGCGAGGAGGAGGCCGAGCGCGCCGGCAAGGGGGACCACTGCTCCTCCTTCGTCGCCACCAGGTCCGCCACCCCGGATGGCCGCGTCATCATGGGCCACATCTTCATGTGGAACAGCTACACCGGCGTGCACTGGGACGTGGCGCTGGACGTGCAGCCCAGCCGCGGCCACCGCTTCGTCATGCAGACGTTCCCCGGCGGCATCCACAGCGGCGCCGACTGGTACATCAACGACGCGGGGCTCGTCGTCGCGGAGACGACCGTGGGCCAGACGCCCTTCAACCCCAACGGCACGCCCCAGAGCAACCGCATCCGCAAGGCCGTCCAGTACGCCTCCTCCATCGAGGAGGCGGCCCGCATCATGAAGGACAAGAACAACGGGCTCTACAGCAACGACTGGGTGATGGCGGACACCAAGACGGACGAGGGGGCCTGCCTCCTGCTCGGCACCGAGAAGGCGAAGCTGTGGCGCACCGGCGGTAAGGGCATCGCCTCGGACACGCCCGGCAACCTCAAGGACTTCATCTGGGCCAACAACAACAACCGGGACCTCGAGGTCCGCAAGGAGTACGTGCCCAACCCTAACAACGCCCCGGTGGACCTCGCCTTCAACACCTGGAACCGGGACATCGCCTTCTCGCGCTTCTATGAGAAGTACGGCCACGGCGGCATCACCCTGGACTCCGCCATCCGGCTGCTGGCCTCCAGCCCCATCAACCGCCCCCACGCCTCGGATGGGAAGGTCACCACCAGCGAGATGAGCGAGAAGCTCATGTTCCTGGCGCACTATGGCAAGACGACGCTGCGCGAGAAGATGGTGGGCAGCCGCTTCATTCCTCCGCTCCCGGGCGCCACGCCCCACCTCTCCCTCGGCTACACCGCCTTCAGCCCTCTCTATGTGGCGGACCGGCTCAAGGCCGCCCGCACGTCCTTCAAGCCCGAGCCCGAGCTGAAGGAGCCTCCGCGCGAGCTGGGCAAGCTCAAGGATGCGCTCTCCTTCGATAAGGCGCTGCTGTGGTCCAACACCGTGTTCCCCTCGACGGAGGGGGAGAACTGGCTGGTGAGTGGCTCGGCCGCCTACTGGAGCCTCCTGAAAGCCCTGCCCGAGGGCCCGGAGAAGGCTGAGAAGGCCTTCGAGCAACAGCGCGACACCCTGGCGGAGCTCAACACCCGCTTCCTCATCATCACCGGACGCGAAGGGGACCTGCCCGCCGTGGCCGCTCGCACCACCTATGATCGCTATGGCACCTACCTGGTGCCGCGCATGAAGGGCACCTTCCTGCTGCACCAGCTCCGGCTGCTGCTGGGCAACAAGGCCTTCTCCCAGCTCATGCAGACCGCCCACGCGCGCTATGCCAGCCGGCCCATCACCACCGCGGACTTCGTCAAGACCGCCTCCGCCTCGGCGGGGCGCGACTTGAAGCCCTTCATCTCCCAGTGGCTGGAGCGCGGCGGGCTGCCCCAGCCTCGCATCCAGTCCCGATTCACCCCGGCCAAGGACGGCTACGACGTGACGCTCAAGGTGGAGCAAGCGGACACGCCCTACCACTTCGTCACCACCGTGGAGTTATGGACCGAGAAGGCCCGCCTCCTCGAGCGCGTCGAGGTGAAGGGCTCCAGCGACACCTTCACCTTCCACACCGCGGACAAGCCCGTGCGCGTGGTGTTCAACCCCTCCTATGACATCCCCGTGCCCCGCGAGCGCTACTACACGCTGGGCCAGCAGCTGGAGGAGTTCGACCGCCTCACGTTCGTCCACGGCACCGCCCGGCAGGTGGAGTCCATGCGGACACTGGTCCTGAACTACCGCGAGGCCATGGCGGATGCCTCCGTAGAGGTGCTCCCGCCCCTCAAGCCGGACGCCGAGGTCACCGATCAAGAGCTGGCCGAGAGAGACCTCGTCCTCTTCGGCGGGGCCGAGGACAACACGTTGGTGGCGCGGCTGGCAGCCGAGAAGAAGCTGCCGGTGGAGCTGGGCCGGCGATACTTCCGCTGGCAGGGCAAGACGTATGGCCGCCCGGAGGATGGGCTGGCCCTGGCGATGCCCAATCCGTGGAACCCCCAGCGCGTGCTGTACCTCTACCTGTCCAACAGCGCACTCGAGCTGTGGCACATGACGCGGACCTTCCGGCGGGGGCTCCAGAGCTGGGCGCTCTTCCGTGGCCCCGAGGTCAGCGAGCGAGGCTTCCATGCGCCCGAGGCGCTGACGCAGGAGTTCACAGAGCGTTCACCCGTTCCCATCAGCCTGCCACCGCGCTGA
- a CDS encoding alpha/beta hydrolase-fold protein translates to MTQRIAARVAFLLCLTVGFGASASGPAALAKGLNTAVTFDVAVPLETASNAEVWVSGNDEALGKWNGAGVKLSRGPDGRYTGSVSLPVDTSVEFKVTRGSWETVEKARDGKEIPNRTFKVGTKKQTVAITVFRWADQSAPPTMRTLVGNIRYLRQVPSRFLPKKRDVIVWLPPDYEDSPRKRYPVLYMHDGQNLMDKATAYSGEEWRVDEAAQQAIQAGDVEPLIIVGIYNTEDRFAEYTPVKDPGEFSKYGGGNADAYGRFIVEELKPAIDRTFRTKQDPESTGLGGSSLGGLVTMYLGVKYPHVFRRLAVVSPSVFWANKDIVTRVKALKKKQPLKIWMDIGTDESKGSQETVEDTRQLRDALVEEGWVLGKDLKYVEVAGAVHSEAAWSERIDEVLRYLYPTPWYKPPPSP, encoded by the coding sequence ATGACGCAGCGAATTGCAGCCCGAGTAGCGTTTCTCCTGTGCCTCACCGTGGGGTTCGGAGCCAGTGCCAGTGGCCCGGCTGCCCTGGCCAAGGGCCTGAACACCGCCGTCACCTTCGACGTCGCCGTGCCGCTCGAGACCGCCTCCAACGCCGAGGTGTGGGTCTCCGGCAACGACGAGGCGCTGGGCAAGTGGAACGGCGCGGGCGTGAAGCTCTCGCGCGGACCGGACGGGCGCTATACCGGCTCCGTCTCGCTCCCGGTCGACACCTCCGTCGAGTTCAAGGTCACCCGCGGCTCCTGGGAGACGGTGGAGAAGGCTCGCGACGGCAAGGAGATCCCCAACCGCACCTTCAAGGTGGGCACCAAGAAGCAGACCGTGGCCATCACCGTGTTCCGCTGGGCCGACCAGTCCGCCCCGCCCACCATGCGCACGCTCGTGGGCAACATCCGCTACCTGCGCCAGGTGCCGTCGCGCTTCCTGCCGAAGAAGCGCGATGTCATCGTCTGGCTGCCTCCGGACTACGAGGACAGCCCGAGGAAGCGCTACCCCGTGCTCTACATGCACGACGGACAGAACCTCATGGACAAGGCCACCGCCTACTCCGGCGAGGAGTGGCGTGTGGACGAGGCCGCCCAGCAGGCCATCCAGGCCGGTGACGTGGAGCCGCTCATCATCGTCGGCATCTACAACACCGAGGATCGCTTCGCCGAGTACACCCCGGTGAAGGACCCGGGTGAGTTCTCCAAGTACGGCGGAGGCAACGCGGACGCGTACGGGCGCTTCATCGTCGAGGAGCTCAAGCCAGCGATCGATCGGACGTTCCGCACCAAGCAGGATCCGGAGAGCACGGGGCTCGGGGGCTCGTCGCTCGGAGGCCTGGTGACGATGTACCTGGGAGTGAAGTACCCCCACGTGTTCCGGCGGCTGGCGGTGGTGTCGCCCTCGGTGTTCTGGGCGAACAAGGACATCGTCACCCGGGTGAAGGCGCTGAAGAAGAAGCAGCCCTTGAAGATCTGGATGGACATCGGCACCGACGAGTCCAAGGGCAGCCAGGAGACGGTGGAGGATACGCGGCAGCTGCGCGATGCCCTGGTGGAGGAGGGCTGGGTGCTCGGCAAGGACTTGAAGTACGTGGAGGTGGCGGGCGCCGTCCACTCCGAGGCGGCCTGGTCCGAGCGCATCGACGAGGTGCTCCGGTACCTCTATCCCACGCCCTGGTACAAGCCGCCTCCCTCTCCCTGA
- a CDS encoding VOC family protein, with protein MGSETGTVGFVKMLVADGERSARFYEALGFERTQSEPPFIHLKWGDSADVYLVATPTGSALQGRRGLGVLVGFRAGPGGLDAVIARALKLGVEVDGPTLQPWHTREILITDPDGYRLNFIEPA; from the coding sequence ATGGGAAGCGAAACGGGGACAGTGGGCTTCGTGAAGATGCTCGTGGCGGACGGCGAGCGCTCGGCACGGTTCTATGAGGCGCTGGGCTTCGAGCGGACGCAGTCCGAGCCCCCCTTCATCCACCTGAAGTGGGGTGACAGCGCGGACGTCTACTTGGTTGCCACGCCCACAGGCTCGGCGCTGCAAGGCCGGCGGGGGCTCGGCGTCCTGGTGGGTTTCCGGGCCGGCCCCGGGGGGCTCGATGCCGTGATTGCCCGCGCCCTCAAGCTCGGAGTGGAGGTGGATGGGCCCACCCTCCAGCCCTGGCACACCCGAGAGATCCTCATCACCGATCCCGACGGCTACCGGCTCAACTTCATCGAGCCTGCCTGA